Proteins co-encoded in one Kribbella solani genomic window:
- a CDS encoding F0F1 ATP synthase subunit B, which produces MLTLVVPLTAADETPSPLLPHTAEIIFGFVFLVLLAIAFAKVVVPKFEKAYADRTAAIEGGMNEAKRAQAEAKAALEKYNAQLAEARQEAAKIREDAREQGAVIIAEMREQANAEAERIVTHARTQIDAERSQAVASLRGEVGQMATTLAGRIVGESLEDEARQRRTVERFLADLEASESARQAVGTDG; this is translated from the coding sequence ACGTTAGTTGTTCCGCTGACAGCCGCGGACGAGACACCGAGTCCGCTGCTGCCGCACACGGCTGAGATCATCTTCGGCTTCGTCTTCCTGGTCCTGCTGGCCATCGCCTTCGCCAAAGTCGTCGTTCCGAAGTTCGAGAAGGCGTACGCCGATCGGACCGCGGCGATCGAAGGCGGGATGAACGAGGCCAAGCGGGCCCAGGCCGAGGCGAAGGCGGCTTTGGAGAAGTACAACGCGCAGCTTGCCGAAGCCCGGCAGGAAGCCGCGAAGATCCGTGAGGACGCCCGCGAGCAGGGTGCGGTCATCATCGCGGAGATGCGTGAGCAGGCGAACGCCGAGGCCGAGCGGATCGTCACCCACGCGCGCACCCAGATCGACGCCGAGCGGAGCCAGGCGGTTGCCTCGCTGCGCGGCGAGGTCGGGCAGATGGCGACCACGCTGGCCGGCCGGATCGTCGGTGAGTCGCTCGAGGACGAGGCCCGGCAGCGGCGTACGGTCGAGCGCTTCCTGGCCGACCTGGAGGCGTCGGAGTCGGCGCGCCAGGCCGTCGGAACGGACGGCTGA
- a CDS encoding F0F1 ATP synthase subunit delta produces MRGASNESLARAEQALAGATPAEELGGELFSIARLLDGSGALRRALTDPARPAAAKAGLARQLFGGKISAAALEVLSAAVTGRWVSGRDLGDALDQLSVQAEVAYADTRRTLDEVEDQLFRLDRVVAAERALADKLGDRAIPVERRQELIRGLLQGKADATTVRLAERAVDGRGRSFAGSLRVYQVAAAARRSASIATVRVAGDLSAAERNRLATALGRQYGREIQLNVIVDPSVVGGVRVDIGDEVIDGTIAAKLDEAQRRIAG; encoded by the coding sequence ATGCGCGGCGCGTCGAACGAGTCACTCGCCCGGGCCGAGCAGGCCCTGGCGGGTGCGACGCCGGCCGAGGAACTGGGCGGCGAGCTGTTCTCGATCGCCCGGCTGCTGGACGGCAGCGGCGCGCTCCGGCGCGCACTGACCGACCCGGCCCGTCCGGCGGCCGCCAAGGCAGGGCTGGCACGGCAGTTGTTCGGCGGCAAGATCTCGGCGGCGGCGCTCGAGGTGCTGTCCGCCGCGGTGACCGGTCGCTGGGTCAGTGGCCGGGACCTGGGCGACGCGCTGGACCAGCTCAGCGTCCAGGCCGAGGTGGCCTACGCCGACACCCGGCGGACGCTGGACGAGGTCGAGGACCAGCTGTTCCGGCTGGACCGGGTGGTCGCCGCCGAGCGGGCGCTGGCCGACAAGCTCGGTGACCGCGCGATCCCGGTGGAACGCCGCCAGGAGCTGATCCGTGGACTGCTGCAGGGCAAGGCCGACGCCACCACGGTGCGGCTGGCCGAACGGGCCGTCGACGGCCGGGGCCGTAGCTTCGCGGGCTCGCTGCGGGTGTACCAGGTCGCCGCGGCGGCCCGGCGCAGCGCGAGCATCGCGACCGTACGGGTCGCCGGCGACCTGTCCGCGGCGGAGCGCAACCGGCTCGCGACGGCACTCGGCCGGCAGTACGGCCGGGAGATCCAGCTGAACGTGATCGTCGACCCGAGCGTGGTCGGCGGCGTCCGGGTGGACATCGGCGACGAAGTGATCGACGGAACCATCGCGGCCAAGCTCGACGAAGCGCAACGGCGCATCGCGGGCTGA
- the atpA gene encoding F0F1 ATP synthase subunit alpha, whose protein sequence is MAELTIRPEEIRDALDRFVTDYQPDEVAAEEVGTVVDAGDGIAHVEGLPSVMTNELLEFEDGTRGIALNLDVREIGVAVLGEFDGIEEGQQVRRTGQVLSVPVGEGYLGRVIDPLGKPIDGLGEIKDLEGNRALELQAAGVMDRQEVRQPLQTGIKAIDGMIPIGRGQRQLIIGDRKTGKTAIAVDTIINQKANWDSGDPEKQMRCIYVAIGQKGSTIAAVRGALEEAGAMEYTTIVASPASDPAGFKYVAPYTGSAIGQHWMYQGKHVLIVFDDLTKQAEAYRAMSLLLRRPPGREAYPGDVFYLHSRLLERCAKLSNELGAGSMTGLPVIETKANDVSAFIPTNVISITDGQIFLQSDLFNANIRPAIDVGISVSRVGTAAQIKGMKKVAGTLKLDLAQFRAMEAFAMFASDLDATSRRQLDRGQRLVQLLRQPQYSPYPVEDQIISIWAGTTGHFDDVPVNDVLRFERDFLDYLRRESKVLSAIRESGQFGDDEAQAATDALKAFKPTFQTSEGTLLGTEAEAEAMDEEDVEQEQIVKQKRG, encoded by the coding sequence ATGGCTGAGCTCACGATCAGGCCGGAGGAGATCCGGGACGCCCTGGATCGGTTCGTCACCGATTACCAGCCCGACGAGGTGGCTGCCGAAGAGGTCGGTACCGTCGTCGACGCCGGTGACGGGATCGCGCACGTCGAGGGCCTGCCCTCGGTGATGACCAACGAGCTGCTCGAGTTCGAGGACGGCACCCGCGGGATCGCGCTGAACCTCGACGTCCGCGAGATCGGTGTCGCCGTCCTCGGTGAGTTCGACGGGATCGAGGAGGGCCAGCAGGTCCGCCGGACCGGCCAGGTGCTTTCGGTACCGGTCGGCGAGGGCTACCTCGGCCGCGTGATCGACCCGCTGGGCAAGCCGATCGACGGCCTCGGCGAGATCAAGGACCTCGAGGGCAACCGCGCGCTGGAGCTGCAGGCGGCCGGCGTGATGGACCGCCAGGAGGTCCGGCAGCCGCTGCAGACCGGGATCAAGGCGATCGACGGCATGATCCCGATCGGCCGGGGCCAGCGGCAGCTGATCATCGGTGACCGCAAGACCGGCAAGACCGCGATCGCGGTCGACACGATCATCAACCAGAAGGCCAACTGGGACTCCGGTGACCCGGAGAAGCAGATGCGCTGCATCTACGTGGCGATCGGCCAGAAGGGCTCGACGATCGCCGCCGTCCGCGGTGCGCTCGAAGAGGCCGGCGCGATGGAGTACACCACCATCGTCGCCTCCCCGGCGTCCGACCCGGCCGGCTTCAAGTACGTCGCGCCGTACACCGGCTCGGCGATCGGCCAGCACTGGATGTACCAGGGCAAGCACGTCCTGATCGTGTTCGACGACCTGACCAAGCAGGCCGAGGCGTACCGCGCGATGTCGCTGCTGCTGCGCCGCCCGCCGGGCCGCGAGGCGTACCCGGGTGACGTCTTCTACCTGCACAGCCGGCTGCTCGAGCGTTGCGCGAAGCTGTCGAACGAGCTCGGCGCGGGCTCGATGACCGGTCTGCCGGTGATCGAGACCAAGGCGAACGACGTCTCGGCGTTCATCCCGACCAACGTCATCTCGATCACCGACGGCCAGATCTTCCTGCAGTCCGACCTGTTCAACGCCAACATCCGGCCGGCCATCGACGTCGGTATCTCGGTCTCCCGGGTCGGTACGGCCGCGCAGATCAAGGGTATGAAGAAGGTCGCCGGAACGCTGAAGCTGGACCTTGCCCAGTTCCGCGCGATGGAGGCGTTCGCGATGTTCGCGTCCGACCTGGACGCCACCTCGCGCCGGCAGCTCGACCGTGGCCAGCGGCTGGTTCAGCTGCTGCGTCAGCCGCAGTACTCGCCGTACCCGGTCGAGGACCAGATCATCTCGATCTGGGCCGGTACCACCGGGCACTTCGACGACGTGCCGGTGAACGACGTGCTCCGGTTCGAGCGGGACTTCCTGGACTACCTGCGCCGGGAGAGCAAGGTGCTCAGCGCGATCCGTGAGTCCGGTCAGTTCGGCGACGACGAGGCGCAGGCCGCGACCGACGCGCTGAAGGCGTTCAAGCCGACCTTCCAGACCTCCGAGGGCACCCTGCTCGGCACCGAGGCGGAAGCCGAGGCGATGGACGAAGAGGACGTCGAGCAGGAGCAGATCGTCAAGCAGAAGCGGGGCTGA
- a CDS encoding F0F1 ATP synthase subunit gamma, translating into MPANLRELRDRKASVTTIKKLTRAMELIAASRIVKAQQRAQAAGPYARELTRAVSAVATFSNVDHPLTTEKPNPKRAAVLLITSDRGQAGAYSANVIREGERLNQLLREDGKEIVPYVSGRKGIAYYAFRQRPVVQTWSGESDNPSFAQAREIADALIEAFLTPTEEGGVDEIHIVFTRFVSMLTQRADVIRLLPLEVVEGEEAPAADDVLPLYEFEPSAEEVLDGLLPKYVASRIHYCMLQAAASELANRQRAMKSATDNAQDLIEKLTRDLNQARQAQITQEISEIVGGATALADANAGSE; encoded by the coding sequence GTGCCTGCCAACCTGCGGGAGCTTCGTGATCGGAAGGCCTCGGTCACGACGATCAAGAAGCTCACCCGCGCGATGGAGCTGATCGCGGCGTCCCGGATCGTCAAGGCGCAGCAACGCGCCCAGGCGGCCGGTCCGTACGCGCGTGAGCTCACCCGTGCCGTGTCGGCGGTGGCGACGTTCTCGAACGTCGACCACCCGCTGACCACCGAGAAGCCGAACCCGAAGCGGGCAGCGGTGCTGCTGATCACCTCCGACCGCGGTCAGGCCGGCGCGTACTCGGCGAACGTGATCCGGGAAGGCGAGCGGCTGAACCAGCTGCTCCGCGAAGACGGCAAGGAGATCGTTCCTTACGTCAGCGGCCGGAAGGGCATCGCGTACTACGCCTTCCGGCAGCGCCCGGTCGTGCAAACGTGGAGCGGCGAGTCCGACAACCCGAGCTTCGCGCAGGCCCGGGAGATCGCCGACGCGCTGATCGAGGCGTTCCTGACCCCGACCGAGGAGGGCGGCGTGGACGAGATCCACATCGTCTTCACCCGGTTCGTGTCGATGCTCACCCAGCGCGCGGACGTGATCCGGCTGCTGCCGCTGGAGGTCGTCGAGGGTGAAGAGGCGCCGGCGGCCGACGACGTGCTGCCGCTGTACGAGTTCGAGCCGTCGGCCGAAGAGGTACTCGACGGGCTGCTGCCGAAGTACGTCGCCAGCCGAATCCACTACTGCATGCTGCAGGCGGCCGCTTCCGAGCTGGCCAACCGGCAGCGGGCGATGAAGTCCGCGACGGACAACGCGCAGGACCTGATCGAGAAGCTGACGCGGGACCTGAACCAGGCCCGCCAGGCCCAAATTACCCAGGAAATCAGCGAGATCGTCGGTGGCGCCACGGCGCTCGCCGATGCGAACGCCGGGAGCGAGTGA
- the atpD gene encoding F0F1 ATP synthase subunit beta codes for MTATVTEKNNEAAAPGVGRVARVIGPVVDVEFAADAIPDMYNALEVDITLGDSTQTITLEVALHVGDNIVRAISMKPTDGLVRGAEVRDTGAAISVPVGDVTKGRVWSVTGKCLNQDESEFEITERWPIHRKAPAFDQLESKTEMLETGIKVLDLLTPYVQGGKIGLFGGAGVGKTVMIQEMIYRIAHNFGGTSVFAGVGERTREGNDLINEMEEAGVFKDTALVFGQMDEPPGTRLRVALSALTMAEYFRDVKEQDVLLFIDNIFRFTQAGSEVSTLLGRMPSAVGYQPNLADEMGVLQERITSTRGHSITSMQAIYVPADDYTDPAPATTFAHLDATTELSRDIASRGLYPAVDPLTSTSRILDPQYIGQEHYDVAVRVKQILQKNKELQDIIAILGVDELTEEDKITVARARRIEQFLSQNTYMAEKFTNVPGSTVPLKDTIESFKKITEGECDHIAEQAFFNVGSLDDVERKWAELQKES; via the coding sequence ATGACTGCCACGGTTACCGAGAAGAACAACGAGGCCGCCGCCCCCGGCGTCGGTCGCGTCGCCCGGGTGATCGGCCCGGTCGTCGACGTCGAGTTCGCGGCCGACGCGATCCCCGACATGTACAACGCGCTCGAGGTGGACATCACCCTGGGCGACAGCACCCAGACGATCACCCTCGAGGTGGCGCTGCACGTCGGCGACAACATCGTCCGGGCGATCTCGATGAAGCCGACCGACGGTCTGGTCCGTGGCGCCGAGGTGCGCGACACCGGCGCGGCCATCTCCGTGCCGGTCGGTGACGTCACCAAGGGCCGGGTCTGGTCCGTGACCGGCAAGTGCCTGAACCAGGACGAGTCCGAGTTCGAGATCACCGAGCGCTGGCCGATCCACCGCAAGGCGCCGGCCTTCGACCAGCTCGAGTCCAAGACCGAGATGCTGGAGACCGGCATCAAGGTGCTGGACCTGCTCACGCCGTACGTGCAGGGTGGCAAGATCGGCCTGTTCGGTGGTGCGGGTGTCGGCAAGACCGTCATGATCCAGGAGATGATCTACCGGATCGCCCACAACTTCGGTGGCACCTCGGTGTTCGCCGGCGTCGGGGAGCGTACCCGTGAGGGCAACGACCTGATCAACGAGATGGAAGAGGCCGGGGTCTTCAAGGACACCGCGCTGGTCTTCGGTCAGATGGACGAGCCGCCGGGCACCCGGCTGCGGGTGGCGCTGTCGGCGCTGACGATGGCGGAGTACTTCCGCGACGTCAAGGAGCAGGACGTACTGCTCTTCATCGACAACATCTTCCGCTTCACCCAGGCCGGTTCCGAGGTCTCCACGCTGCTCGGCCGGATGCCCTCGGCCGTTGGTTACCAGCCGAACCTGGCCGACGAGATGGGCGTACTGCAGGAGCGGATCACGTCGACGCGCGGTCACTCGATCACCTCGATGCAGGCGATCTACGTACCCGCCGACGACTACACCGACCCGGCGCCGGCCACCACGTTCGCGCACCTGGACGCGACCACCGAGCTGTCCCGTGACATCGCCTCGCGTGGTCTGTACCCGGCCGTCGACCCGCTGACCTCGACGTCGCGGATCCTCGACCCGCAGTACATCGGCCAGGAGCACTACGACGTGGCCGTCCGGGTGAAGCAGATCCTGCAGAAGAACAAGGAACTGCAGGACATCATCGCCATCCTCGGTGTCGACGAGCTCACCGAAGAGGACAAGATCACCGTCGCCCGGGCGCGCCGGATCGAGCAGTTCCTGTCCCAGAACACCTACATGGCGGAGAAGTTCACCAACGTCCCGGGTTCCACCGTGCCGCTGAAGGACACCATCGAGTCCTTCAAGAAGATCACCGAAGGCGAGTGCGACCACATCGCCGAGCAGGCGTTCTTCAACGTCGGTTCGCTCGACGACGTCGAGCGCAAGTGGGCCGAGCTGCAGAAGGAAAGCTGA
- a CDS encoding F0F1 ATP synthase subunit epsilon — translation MADHLEVALVAAERTVWQGQAKIVIARTTDGDVGILPGHAPLLGLLQGGTVQVRTVDDEYFVAAAPDGFISVANDRVSILAENAEMGHDIDLEEARRDLEQALAAGLDTDEDTDEVRLAEARVRAAEQTA, via the coding sequence ATGGCTGACCACTTGGAGGTGGCGCTGGTCGCCGCCGAGCGGACGGTCTGGCAGGGGCAGGCGAAGATCGTCATCGCCCGGACCACGGACGGCGACGTCGGCATCCTGCCCGGCCACGCGCCGCTGCTGGGCCTGCTGCAGGGCGGCACCGTCCAGGTGCGGACCGTCGACGACGAGTACTTCGTCGCGGCCGCGCCGGACGGCTTCATCTCGGTGGCGAACGACCGGGTCTCGATCCTGGCCGAGAACGCCGAGATGGGTCACGACATCGACCTCGAAGAGGCTCGCCGGGACCTCGAGCAGGCGCTGGCCGCCGGGCTCGACACCGACGAGGACACCGACGAGGTGCGACTCGCCGAGGCCAGGGTTCGGGCCGCCGAGCAGACTGCCTAA
- a CDS encoding DUF2550 domain-containing protein, whose protein sequence is MRTALDVVGVCLLAAVLFIVLVAFRRRWLSRDGGTFDCSLQLAQKEHGRGWALGLARYVGDDLQWFRVFSLAWWPKLVVNRRQLEGITTRRPMGNEPLVTYAGHVIVDAKLHDRTVHFAMTEEALTGVLAWMESAPPSTQTYL, encoded by the coding sequence ATGAGGACAGCCCTCGATGTCGTCGGGGTCTGTCTGCTTGCCGCCGTGCTGTTCATCGTGCTGGTCGCGTTCCGCCGTCGCTGGTTGTCCAGGGACGGCGGAACTTTTGATTGCAGCCTGCAGCTCGCGCAGAAGGAACACGGCCGCGGCTGGGCCCTCGGCCTGGCCCGCTACGTCGGCGACGACCTGCAGTGGTTCCGCGTCTTCAGCCTGGCCTGGTGGCCCAAGCTGGTGGTCAACCGCCGCCAGCTCGAAGGCATCACCACCCGCCGCCCGATGGGCAACGAGCCCCTGGTCACGTACGCCGGCCACGTCATCGTCGACGCCAAACTGCACGACCGCACGGTCCACTTCGCGATGACCGAAGAAGCCCTCACCGGCGTCCTCGCCTGGATGGAATCCGCACCCCCGAGCACCCAGACGTACCTGTAA
- a CDS encoding LacI family DNA-binding transcriptional regulator — protein MKAPRQADVARLAGVSQSAVSRVVSGDIDRIPLETRDRILAAVRELGYVPNAAARNLRNKRNRLLGVHTFEAVFPHAREDFYFEFLLGIEERAEELGYDLVLFTSTGTKDGRRRIYRDGTNRLNLADGTVLLGAATDRDELARLSHDGYLFVHIGRREVPGAAIPCIIPDYATAADQIVTSLAERGHRHLAYLHSGADQEAYADRRTGYRAAVERLGLQDRSPGYRGEPGLTDAWLDELAAGPETAVVAENIGQAEDLRNRLAARGLTIPADLSVAVLEGSSDEPGHRWDCLVITRKEIGRIAIDALVARIEAPDVEPVSQLVPCDLVAGETVAAPRT, from the coding sequence ATGAAAGCGCCGCGTCAGGCTGATGTCGCCCGGCTTGCCGGGGTGTCGCAGTCGGCGGTGTCGCGGGTGGTGAGTGGCGACATCGACCGGATTCCGCTGGAGACCCGGGACCGGATTCTCGCGGCGGTGCGGGAGCTCGGGTACGTCCCGAACGCGGCCGCGCGGAATCTCCGGAACAAGCGCAATCGGCTGCTCGGCGTACACACCTTCGAGGCGGTGTTCCCGCATGCCCGTGAGGACTTCTACTTCGAGTTCCTGCTCGGGATCGAGGAGCGGGCCGAGGAGCTCGGGTACGACCTGGTGCTCTTCACGTCGACGGGTACGAAAGACGGCCGCCGCCGGATCTACCGGGACGGGACGAACCGGCTGAACCTTGCCGACGGCACCGTTCTGCTCGGTGCCGCGACCGACCGGGACGAGCTGGCCCGGTTGTCGCACGACGGCTACCTGTTCGTCCACATCGGCCGCCGGGAGGTGCCGGGCGCGGCGATTCCGTGCATCATCCCCGACTACGCGACGGCCGCCGACCAGATCGTCACGTCGCTGGCCGAGCGCGGGCACCGGCACTTGGCGTACCTGCACTCGGGCGCCGACCAGGAGGCGTACGCGGATCGCCGCACCGGCTACCGGGCAGCGGTCGAACGCCTTGGACTGCAAGACCGCTCGCCGGGTTATCGCGGCGAGCCGGGGCTGACCGACGCGTGGCTGGACGAGCTGGCCGCCGGACCGGAGACCGCGGTGGTGGCCGAGAACATCGGCCAGGCCGAGGACCTACGGAACCGGCTGGCCGCGCGCGGCCTGACCATTCCGGCGGATCTGTCGGTGGCCGTGCTGGAGGGATCGAGTGACGAGCCTGGGCACCGGTGGGACTGCCTGGTGATCACGCGCAAGGAGATCGGCCGGATCGCGATCGACGCCCTGGTGGCGCGGATCGAGGCTCCGGACGTGGAGCCGGTCAGCCAACTGGTGCCCTGCGACCTGGTGGCCGGCGAAACCGTCGCCGCGCCCCGTACCTAA
- a CDS encoding FAD-dependent oxidoreductase: MELDTDVLVVGGGLGGVAAALAAVKLGHRVVLTEPTDWLGGQLTSQLVPPDEHPWIEEYAAAGYADLRNRIRAYYRRNYPLRPEVAADPLLDPGLGVVSRFCHEPRVAAAVLDEMVAPWRASGRLRVYLEHEPIAASTNGDEIEAVTLRDLRAGAELTVSAAYVVDATELGDLLELAHVERVIGAEGCDQTGELHAPEVANPLDQQAFSWCFALEHRAGEDHTIDRPAGYEHWRDTVAPFWPGSQLSWTDVVPVTLERREWKLFEPNPDQRAPFSIWRYRQILASSNFVDKVIPDATVVNWPQLDYWEQPLLGGPDPAVALAASRDLSLSFLYWMQTEAGYPGLRLRPDLAGTADGLAKTPYIREARRIQAEFTVLEQHVGVEARPDGSGSEVFADTVGLGRYRIDLHPSTAGRTYVDIEAYPFQIPLGALIPVRVNNLLPANKNIGTTHITNGCYRLHPVEWSIGEAVGALAGFCLTEGLSPRKVRNDPTHLADYQRLLADTLKIPLAWPEDIRTYRD, translated from the coding sequence GTGGAGCTAGACACAGATGTCCTCGTAGTCGGCGGTGGACTGGGTGGGGTGGCCGCGGCATTGGCGGCCGTCAAGCTGGGCCACCGCGTCGTGCTGACCGAGCCGACCGACTGGCTGGGTGGGCAGCTGACCAGCCAGCTCGTGCCACCGGACGAGCATCCGTGGATCGAGGAGTACGCCGCCGCCGGGTACGCCGACCTGCGCAACCGGATCCGGGCGTACTACCGGCGCAACTACCCGCTCCGCCCCGAAGTCGCTGCCGATCCATTGCTCGATCCGGGTCTTGGTGTGGTCAGCCGGTTCTGCCATGAACCACGGGTCGCCGCGGCCGTACTGGACGAGATGGTCGCACCTTGGCGCGCGTCCGGCCGGCTCCGCGTGTACTTGGAGCACGAGCCGATCGCGGCGTCGACCAACGGCGACGAGATCGAGGCGGTGACGCTCCGGGACCTGCGTGCCGGTGCTGAGTTGACGGTCTCGGCGGCGTACGTGGTGGACGCGACCGAGCTCGGTGACCTGCTGGAACTGGCGCATGTCGAGCGTGTGATCGGCGCCGAGGGCTGCGACCAGACCGGCGAGCTGCACGCACCCGAGGTCGCGAATCCCCTTGATCAGCAGGCGTTCTCGTGGTGTTTCGCGCTGGAGCATCGCGCGGGGGAGGACCACACCATCGACAGGCCGGCCGGGTACGAGCACTGGCGGGACACGGTCGCGCCGTTCTGGCCGGGATCGCAGTTGTCCTGGACCGATGTCGTACCGGTGACGCTGGAGCGGCGGGAGTGGAAGCTGTTCGAGCCGAACCCGGATCAGCGCGCACCGTTCTCGATCTGGCGGTACCGGCAGATCCTTGCCAGTAGCAACTTTGTCGACAAGGTGATCCCGGACGCCACCGTGGTGAACTGGCCACAGCTCGACTACTGGGAGCAGCCGCTGCTCGGCGGACCGGACCCTGCGGTCGCGCTGGCCGCGAGCCGGGATCTGTCGCTGTCCTTCCTCTACTGGATGCAGACCGAGGCCGGCTATCCCGGGTTGCGGTTGCGGCCGGACCTCGCTGGTACCGCGGACGGTCTGGCGAAGACGCCGTACATCCGCGAGGCACGGCGAATCCAGGCCGAGTTCACCGTGCTGGAGCAACACGTCGGGGTTGAGGCACGACCGGACGGGTCCGGTAGCGAGGTTTTCGCGGACACGGTCGGCCTCGGCCGGTACCGGATCGACCTGCACCCGAGCACGGCCGGGCGTACCTATGTCGACATCGAGGCGTACCCGTTCCAGATTCCGCTCGGGGCGCTGATCCCGGTCCGGGTGAACAACCTGCTGCCGGCGAACAAGAACATCGGCACGACGCACATCACCAACGGTTGCTACCGGCTGCACCCGGTCGAATGGAGCATCGGCGAGGCAGTTGGCGCGCTGGCCGGGTTCTGCCTGACCGAAGGCCTGTCACCACGCAAGGTTCGTAACGATCCGACCCACCTGGCCGACTACCAGCGCCTGCTGGCGGACACCCTGAAGATCCCGCTGGCCTGGCCGGAAGACATCCGCACCTACCGTGACTGA